DNA from Leptospirales bacterium:
CGCCAGCGCTTCGCTCAGAGTCCCAGACCGCCGCCGGCGATGATCTCGCGCATGATCTCCGAGGTTCCGGCATAGATCGTCTGTACGCGGGCGTCGATGTAGGCGCGCGCAATCGGATACTCCATCATAAAGCCGTAGCCGCCAAAGAACTGCAGACACTCATCCACATGACGCTTCAGCATCTCTGAACAGAGCAGCTTGGCCTGCGATGCCACCACAGCATTGCTCTGACCGTTGACGTGCGCCATCAGGACTTGATCCAGAAAAGAGCGACCAGCCGCTTGCTCGGTGGCGATGTCGGCAAGTTTGAAACGAATGTGCTGGAACTTGCCAATGCTCTTGCCAAAGGCCTGGCGTTGTTTCACGTACTTGAGCGTCTCATCAAGCACCGCCTCCGCACCGCGCATGTTGGACAGCGCCAGCACCAGGCGTTCCTGAGCCAGCTCCGACATCAGGTAGCGAAAGCCATATCCGGCCTTGCCCAGCAGGTTCTCTTTGGGAACGACCACGTCATTGAAGTAGAGCTCCGACGTATCCTGAGCATGCAGGCCAATTTTGTCCAGCTTGCGGCCGCGCTCAAAGCCCTTCATGTCGCGTTCTACCATAAGCAATGATATGCCGTGGATGCCCTTGTCCGGGTTGGTCTTGGCGACGGTGATCACCAGGTCCGAGAGGTAGCCGTTGGAAATAAAGGTCTTCTGTCCGTTGAGAACGTAGTGATCGCCCT
Protein-coding regions in this window:
- a CDS encoding acyl-CoA dehydrogenase family protein, whose translation is MARAIPFTEEHNSYRDMAADFFDREVAPHHAQWEQDRIVPREIWSKAGKLGLLCPSFPEKYGGAGVDFYYNAIVIEEGARVGNSGFFHSLHGDVIAPYVLHYANDEQKQRWLPGIIDGSKILAIAMTEPNTGSDLAAVQTTAIDKGDHYVLNGQKTFISNGYLSDLVITVAKTNPDKGIHGISLLMVERDMKGFERGRKLDKIGLHAQDTSELYFNDVVVPKENLLGKAGYGFRYLMSELAQERLVLALSNMRGAEAVLDETLKYVKQRQAFGKSIGKFQHIRFKLADIATEQAAGRSFLDQVLMAHVNGQSNAVVASQAKLLCSEMLKRHVDECLQFFGGYGFMMEYPIARAYIDARVQTIYAGTSEIMREIIAGGGLGL